A genomic stretch from Candidatus Methylomirabilota bacterium includes:
- a CDS encoding Hpt domain-containing protein, which produces MTDPQDREFLLSIFLMEAWDTLATLEDGLGRLREPREMTAAGLEPLSVVSHRLKGAAALHGFPGLSELAGAMEQILERLPAAPPAARAQAADFLSDLVGVLKTVFDGIGVSGREDAEEIAAFGARHPAFFTRSSPWETSPVAALEPATLADDAAGGLQGELDRFFAENAEVLAYFGPEAAEHLEAMTKSLLTLEQAGPSEAELATLFRAVHTLKGAAYTVGCTAVGDLAHQIEDLLVAVREERVPLGAEAIEAVFAGVDTMRLLLALGEARPADLEAVLARTVEGLSQLMPAPASPAHAAPLIGLPESEPVLGAATPIEALPRLEPVAVDRRSPPASTGIRVNLDRLDALMNLVGELVIARSRLDRRLTQLDRVGELLLFSRTRMAKAVRDFEARHQASPAPLRPLDGAGAPAPSLPAAGAESIAQLFAELEFDRYSDFDILARSVAELSADLSEVQNELAGLIRSIWEDTAQIQRLTGGLRTEITRARMVPVGKLFARFARQVREAAKAAGKAVVLEVSGESVEVDSTVIEQIADPLLHLVRNAIAHGIEPEEERRARGKPARGTIYLSAYHRGGFIYVEVEDDGRGIDTDLLRREAVRQGHLRADAAPLLSEPEALNLMFLPGFSTAATVTTASGRGVGMDVVRTNVSRLNGEIDVETESGAGTRFTLKLPLTVVISDALLVRSGAETLAIPLSAVRVILIVRPGEIQAVGHAEMVRVDDQLVDLIRMDRVLALPAADPRARVPVVVLRAGGKSVAVAVDELLGKEEIVIKSLGGFLEGLGPFAGATISGEGRVILLVEPARLIELAGGGTRPTPWTRDLGEESQSPRPRHLADTVRRVLLVDDSVSVRKFVGHMLERAGFRVITANDGAEALHHLTESSVHAVITDLEMPRVNGYELIEDLRRRPSTRNVPVVVLTTRAGEKHLTLARRLGVQHYVSKPVDEHAFVRLIASLTTTPAEAELSGAPR; this is translated from the coding sequence ATGACTGACCCGCAGGACCGCGAGTTCCTGCTCAGCATCTTCCTCATGGAGGCCTGGGACACCCTGGCCACTCTCGAGGACGGTCTGGGCCGCCTGCGGGAGCCTCGCGAGATGACGGCGGCCGGGCTCGAGCCACTCTCGGTCGTGAGCCATCGCCTCAAGGGAGCGGCGGCGCTCCACGGCTTCCCCGGGCTGTCCGAGCTGGCCGGCGCCATGGAACAGATCCTGGAACGGCTTCCGGCCGCGCCACCCGCGGCCCGGGCCCAGGCCGCCGACTTCCTGAGTGACCTGGTCGGCGTCCTCAAGACGGTGTTCGACGGGATCGGCGTCTCCGGACGGGAGGACGCGGAGGAGATTGCGGCGTTCGGCGCCCGCCACCCGGCGTTCTTCACGCGGTCCTCGCCCTGGGAGACCTCCCCGGTCGCGGCCCTCGAGCCGGCCACGCTCGCCGATGACGCCGCCGGCGGACTCCAGGGAGAGCTGGACCGGTTCTTCGCCGAGAACGCCGAGGTCCTGGCCTACTTCGGTCCCGAGGCGGCCGAGCACCTGGAAGCGATGACCAAGTCCCTGCTCACCCTGGAGCAGGCGGGACCGAGCGAGGCGGAGCTGGCGACCCTCTTCAGGGCGGTCCACACCCTCAAGGGCGCCGCCTACACCGTGGGATGCACGGCCGTCGGCGACCTCGCGCACCAGATCGAGGATCTCCTGGTGGCCGTCCGCGAGGAGCGGGTCCCCCTCGGGGCCGAAGCGATCGAAGCCGTGTTCGCGGGCGTCGATACGATGCGTCTCCTGCTCGCGCTCGGCGAGGCCCGGCCGGCCGATCTCGAGGCGGTCCTCGCGCGCACCGTCGAGGGTCTCAGCCAGCTGATGCCGGCGCCGGCCTCCCCGGCTCACGCCGCGCCGCTCATCGGGCTTCCGGAATCCGAGCCTGTTCTCGGGGCGGCCACCCCGATCGAGGCCCTGCCGCGCCTCGAGCCGGTCGCGGTCGATCGCCGGTCGCCCCCCGCGAGCACCGGTATCCGGGTGAACCTCGATCGCCTCGACGCGCTCATGAACCTCGTGGGAGAGCTCGTGATTGCGCGGAGCCGGCTCGACCGGCGCCTCACCCAGCTCGATCGGGTAGGGGAGCTCCTGCTGTTCAGTCGGACGCGCATGGCCAAGGCCGTCCGGGACTTCGAGGCGAGGCATCAGGCGAGCCCGGCCCCGTTGCGCCCGCTCGACGGCGCCGGCGCGCCGGCACCGTCTCTTCCAGCGGCCGGGGCCGAGTCCATCGCCCAGCTCTTCGCCGAGCTCGAGTTCGACCGCTACAGCGATTTCGACATCCTGGCCCGGAGCGTGGCCGAGCTCTCCGCCGACCTGTCCGAGGTCCAGAACGAGCTGGCGGGCCTCATCCGGAGCATCTGGGAAGACACCGCCCAGATCCAGCGCCTGACGGGCGGCCTGCGCACCGAGATCACCCGGGCCCGTATGGTCCCGGTCGGGAAGCTGTTCGCCCGCTTCGCCCGCCAGGTCCGCGAGGCGGCCAAGGCGGCCGGCAAGGCCGTCGTGCTGGAGGTCAGCGGGGAGTCGGTCGAGGTGGACAGCACCGTCATCGAGCAGATCGCCGATCCGCTCTTGCATCTCGTTCGGAACGCCATCGCCCATGGGATCGAGCCCGAAGAGGAGCGGCGGGCCCGGGGCAAGCCGGCCCGCGGCACCATCTACCTGAGCGCCTATCACCGGGGCGGCTTCATCTACGTCGAGGTCGAGGACGACGGCCGGGGGATCGACACCGATCTCCTCCGCCGCGAGGCCGTCCGCCAGGGGCACCTGCGGGCCGACGCAGCCCCGCTCCTCTCCGAGCCCGAGGCGCTCAACCTGATGTTCCTCCCCGGCTTCAGCACGGCGGCGACGGTGACCACCGCGTCGGGCCGGGGTGTCGGGATGGACGTGGTCCGCACCAACGTGAGTCGGCTGAACGGCGAGATCGACGTGGAGACCGAGTCCGGCGCCGGGACCCGGTTCACGCTGAAGCTCCCCCTGACGGTGGTGATCTCGGATGCCCTCCTCGTGCGGAGCGGCGCCGAGACCCTTGCGATCCCACTCAGCGCCGTGCGGGTGATCCTCATCGTGCGCCCGGGCGAGATCCAGGCGGTCGGACACGCGGAGATGGTGCGAGTCGACGACCAGCTCGTGGACCTGATCCGGATGGACCGCGTCCTGGCCCTTCCGGCCGCCGACCCCCGCGCCCGCGTCCCCGTGGTCGTCCTCCGCGCCGGGGGGAAGTCCGTGGCCGTGGCCGTCGACGAGCTCCTCGGCAAGGAGGAGATCGTCATCAAGAGCCTGGGGGGATTCCTCGAAGGTCTCGGACCGTTTGCCGGCGCCACCATCTCCGGGGAGGGCCGGGTGATCCTGCTCGTCGAGCCGGCGCGGCTCATCGAGCTGGCCGGGGGGGGGACGCGCCCCACCCCGTGGACCCGGGACTTGGGCGAGGAGTCCCAGTCGCCCCGGCCCCGCCACCTGGCGGACACGGTCCGCCGGGTCCTTCTCGTCGACGACTCCGTCAGCGTCCGGAAATTCGTCGGGCACATGCTCGAGCGAGCGGGATTCCGCGTGATCACGGCCAACGACGGCGCCGAGGCCCTCCACCACCTCACGGAGAGCTCTGTGCACGCCGTGATCACCGACCTGGAGATGCCCCGCGTCAACGGCTACGAGCTCATCGAGGATCTGAGGCGCCGCCCGTCGACCCGCAATGTCCCGGTGGTGGTGCTGACGACGCGCGCCGGCGAGAAGCACCTCACCCTGGCGCGGCGACTCGGTGTCCAGCACTACGTTTCCAAGCCGGTCGACGAGCACGCGTTCGTGCGGCTCATCGCATCCCTGACCACCACCCCGGCCGAGGCGGAGCTCAGCGGGGCGCCGCGATGA